tgaataaataataaacaaagcaaaagataaagtttgtcttttgctttggatcagacctggacgactgagggtttacacagacataataaaaaaacatattttccatattataacattttatttaggtaTACAAGTTTGTAGGtccctgccctccatctaaaATTAGAATATGATAATTAGAGAGTCATAAAAGCCACAAACAAAAAGATAAGATAAAGTCATCCTTTTATCTTGTGATCCTCACAGGAGGATCAGTTACTTTCATGACCACTGTAAACCAAATAAAGAACAGGACTTTAGTGACTAAAACTCCACTGATCTCACTTTATGTAGCTCAAGAATGAACTTATTCCAAGGATTTATAAGCCGCTTTCAAACACGGGGCTTAGGTCTTACCACAATGCATTTTTCTCCCCATCAGCCCCCCTTTAAAACTGTCCCCCTCCAACAGAAGCTAATCATTTCCCGGCCAAGAAGAAAAAGGTTATTGGCATTTAAAATGCAGAACATTCCTGACTGTTAACGTCATGATCCTGATTTGGCCATAGAAAAGTTAGATCCTGCTTAAACACGCTCATAAAGAGCTgactaaacattaaaacaacaaagatCTTAGCTCATCTTTCACTGCCACTGTTTTGCTCACAGAGCCTTGGTCTAAGATTTGAGCAGATTTGAATTGTAAAAATACACAGCAAATCAATGCAAAACTAAGCCAATAGTTTACATTTCCTAAACATGTCATGACCACAGCCTTTTGACTGAGGTGACCTCATGTTTTAAATACTATTCCATTTTATATGTTAATACTGTGCCATGTTTACTAAATAGACAgtataaaagagtaaaaatgtgtgtcctgtgtccagtGGATGTTTCAGGTCTTGTGTTTCTCCAGGTTAAACGATGCCCCTGTCAGAGGTTATGAGGATGACGTGGGCAATAAAACGTCTATGAGGCTGTTCTACCCAGAGTCGGCCTCCTCCAACCCCACTCTGCACAACGAGCCCGAGACCCTCATGGTGCTGGTGCCTTTCAAACTGCAGGACCTGCGCTGGCTTAAAGAGATCCTCTACAACGAGAAGAGGGTACATGTGCAGCCTCTCACCTTTCTCTAAACATAAACTAAGATTAGGCCATTTACACCCAGCCGTTCCCATCACAGCAGTACCCAGATTATTCAAGGTGTACTTTCCACTGAATACTGCGTAGCCTGCAGCATCTCCGGCCTCTTACCACTAATAGTCGCTGGGTCATTACTTGCTAATTAGTGTAAGGATTTACTCGGCCCCAGACGTGAGAGTTTAAATGCATCTGTATTCgccttctgtttgtgtgttgtctCGTTCAGATCCGTAAAGGCTTTTGGAAACCTCCTCCTCTGATCTGGTTGGGAGATCCGAGTAAAATCCGAGTGCTGGATCCGCACTTTCTGCACCAGACGGCGGAACGGCTGCTCCATATTCCAGTGCATTCAAGtcgacaggtgagacagagaaATGACGTGTGGCGAGGAAACGGCGAGCTCCTTCAGCAAATCCACTGAGAAAACGAggcaaaataactaaaaaaacaacaatgaaatGAAAGCATATTTTAAATTTGGCCATATCTATCCACTCCACGTCCAAGCGCAGTTTCGCGTTCactctgttgattttatttgcagTTTAATGGAGAAAAGTCTAACGTTTGATTCAAAGTGAAACCTCTTTGATATGTCGACTGTCTGTTTAATAACTCTGAGCTCGTTTAGTGATGTCTGCTGCCACATACATCATTGCGTCGTCTGTATAAGCAGTAAAGCACAGGCCCCAAAACGCACCCTTGTGGCACACCCCCAATTACATTATTTCAACACATTACTGCAATTCGTTTAAATCTGACGTTTCAAACCTCGAACTTcaactgtttttattgccaTCCTGCATCTGTCAAGTCATGAATCAGTTCTACGGCGCGCTTCCTCTTCGCTAACACACACCCCTTCGCTCTAATGGACCTACCAGATTTCCGAGAACCAACATAACCTACAGTAAATGGACTATGCACGTACTACGTCTACCGTTATAATGTGTATTTTCTCTAGTACTTTACACTCTGTTCTGTTGCATTCACTTCCCTATCCAAACTTCAGgggctgttgtgtgtgtgtgtgtgtgtgtgactgcagTCTGGTGACAGCATGTGCACCCACCCAccccccctccacccctccacccctccacccctccacccctccacccctctcctCATTCCCTCTCACCAAGGCTCCATGGGCCCGTGTCCAAACTATGCACCAGACCACTGCAGAGGGCTCGTGTATTAGCGACAACATGAAGCAAATACGCGCAGGACATCAGCTGCGCAcggcttttcttttcttttttttttctttttttcactcGTTGCTGCAATAACACAATTTGACAGATAGGACTCTTTCACCGCTTTAACCATCAATAACTTTCTATGTCGCGTTTTCGTTTTGGTTGGCGGTTTGTGTTCCATAGGAAATGATTGTGAGAAGTGTGAAACGGTTATGCAGTTGCAGGAAGGTGCAGTGTCGCAATGTCTGCATTTACTTATTTAGCAATTTGAATACTGACCTTTATGAACACCAAACAGGGAAAAAGGAAATGCTCTAACAgtgatttaacaaaaaaaaacacatgaacagagcatttaTCGAGCGACTTATTAAGCAAAGAATCACCTTATCCGATCAATACTCTTGTCTAATTTAGCTCACATCAAAAGACAAAACGTTTTCCAAAGTGCTACgcaaaatgaaatacaaaacacataaaataacgCTCGATTAAGCTCCACTTTTCCTCGTTAAAGCGCTAAAGCGACTATCATGCCTTGGACTGTAGAACTTATTTCACTGTCTCTAAGCGCGTAAGATTaatattcaaatgaaaaagaaattcAGCAGAGGCTAATCTCGGTTTCAGTTGAacgttttttttggtttttgtttcttttattgttttgtgttggaCTGGACAAGCGGTAAAAAActtaaatttgtatttgttgAGGCCGGCTGAGCTCCCCGGTAAAGGTAATCATTGACAGATTTGGGAAAAGATACAGTTCTCTTGACCGGTGTCCTTAACTGTCTGTGGAAAGTCAAACATCAGGAAGGTCAGTCATTCAGGGACACAAACAGAGACGTTTGTCCTCAACACAAAATGATGGTTTCCTTTTAAAATAGAGAAGTGTTTTAATATCAGATACTGCATTTGTTCTACGCTTATGTCATGAATTTACATCTATGTGATTTGAACTTTCTTTGCATACGCCCGGACAAATTTACTTGGGGAAAAACACACTGATGGGTTGATGAACTCATGTCCGTCAACCCGTCAGAGTGCACTTTTTGCACTTTGTATTCTGCAGGACGTGGCCCTCTTCACTGCACTATTTATTCAGGATGTGGTTTTACtcgattatttttttttgattaCATTTTCTAAACACATTTCTCTCAGTATTTGACATGTAAGattgcattttatttgtacttttgtcatttttttcagtggaTCAGTTTAATACTCGTGATTTTTTGAGTCTCTTCCTCTGCTTTTATCTTGAAGTAATGTTATTCACCTCTAAATATTTGAGTGGGAcagaaaacagaagaagaatCTTTAAATCTGGGCAATGGTTTGTTGCTCtatgctgccatctagtggttaCTTTGCAGAATAACATACAATCCAAATAAACTGGCCAGAGTTTTTATACCAGAGCTGCAACAGAGCAATCATTATTTTAGTAATACAAATACTAGTCatagagagaaataaaaaattgaGAATATTTATGAATATTAATAGAACTGCTGAAAATGAGAATGTgttttgtggtttgtgttttaGATTCTGCAGACTCCAGataaaaatgagtaaaataaCTGTGATTATTTTGATGAAGTTGGCTGTTACAGTGTCCTGTTGTTTCAGAAGCCAGTGCATCCCACCACGGGCATCCTCGCTGTCTTCATTGCACTTAACTACTGTGATGTGGTCCATATCGCTGGATTTGGTTATCCACAATCAAATAACCAAAAGCATCCAATCCACTACTATGGATATGACACAATGAGGTCTATGAAGGTGAGATCTGTGTTTgagtttcatttgtttgttgttttcattAATATTAAATCCCTCTCGTCCTCCGTCTGTGCAGAACTCTTACCATGACCTCAATCATGAAGCTGTAGCCTTAAAGAAACTGGAGGATGCAGGAGCCATCTTGTATCTTCATCCACATCTATGACACTGACTCCTCGTTTGTATTATGAACCTTTCAAACTGACATGTTTTCTATGTCGAATAGAAACGCCAAAAAGGACGGAGTGACACTGCCTTGTTTAACAGTAACATAATAATGTGTATTACATTGTGATCTTGACATTAGATTTTTCTATCTTGATGCAATGACACTGACAGATCTTCATAATGAGAGATGTTTTGCTTTACCTTTCTTCTTGAATCAAGATGTTTGCGGAGCTTACACTAAAAGATGTAGTcagaaaaatagattttttttataatgctgAAAAAGCCTTTAACCACACGACATTAATTTTGATTGTAGAACTCTTGAAGATGTAGGTGCGGCATTAAAGtccagcgtttgtgtgtttgttgattgtttctgttaatttatttaattaatgttttgtgttgCCTGGGAAACGAATGACAGTAGAAATAATATTATTGTACTGAATAAACTGATATTTGGGACTTACACATTTGAGACTTTGGGTCATTTTACCTGCTGTAAGGGACGAGGacttaaagtgatagtatgagactttctggtggagagtcaactgcataattccatggaaatagaaagttaaaaccatatttcaaaacattctccacagagatcaggtttaatgccatactgtggaatactaTACATccaaaggagcaacatttccatggaaacaagcaggaagagccCCTACttcagaccaaataagagtctaATTTATGAAGATAAAAGCAGCTCAGAGTAAAGACAGAGTTTTTGAATGAACatgttatttcattattatttattatgtattttagtctattttgggGCGAaccaagttacacagtgtggctttaaatatgGTAAAACTGTGGATATATTTTGGTAGAATAAGAAATGAaagtttttgcttttgtttgttttttcattgtggtgtcatctgtgtaatccctcagtcgtccaggtctgatccagaggaaaagacgaagtttaaatctgtcaactggacacatcGTACAACTCCTAcagcgatttgtccagttgacagatttaaacttcatcttttgttatTGTGGTGTCATGCAATAACATGCACTAATCCACAGCActgaaaaacagtttgaaagGTGCCATTACTGTgccttattttaaaaaagtatgATTAGTGTGCGTTATTTAAAAACGTACTGTTAGTGTgcattataattaaaaataagtaaagaaaataataataaaataaaaagtatgatTAGTGTgcattatgaaaaaaaatatgattagtgtccagtataaaaaaaatatatgattagtgtgcattataaaaataaaaaagtactgttagtgtgcattataattaaaaataaataaagaaaataataataaaataaaaagtatgatTAGTGTccagtataaaaaatatatatatatatgattagtgtgcattataaaaatatatatatatatgattagtgtgcattatattataaaaaCGTACTATTAGTGTGaattataaaaaagtactattagagtgaattaattttttttttaaagtcttatTATTGTGCATCATATAAAACGTCCCCTTATTGTGCATTGTAGCTCTACACGCTGCACTGCCGCCAGTCGCCGCTAGATGGCAGCCTTCCCCTGTCTCTTGCACAGTGCTGCGCTGGTGCAGTCATGCAGTAGCTCAAAGCGCCAGTGGACACAGAACAAAAGTAGCACAGGCTCCTGCGCTGCTCCACACGTGCTCTGCGTGAACATCTGGAGACGCACGGACCGGCTGAGCTCTGCTAATAAGTGAATGTGACTGTAACAGTGGGGCTGCAGGACTCACACGGCACTATTAGTGTTGACATAATGGAGTTTTGCCCTTGGCGCCTATTAACTGGGGTTAGTCATATTGTATAACATCAGCCGTGACTATACGCCCTTCAACAAAATCACAGTGACAAGCTTCTTCTGCTCTCAGTCAAAATAAGGAGACACAGGATGGACTGTAGATGCAACGCACTGGACAATGCATTTTAGTTTAATGACATTAAAGGACAATTACAGATGATTCATTATGCTtcacatgatgatgatgatgagggcTAAAATAGGTAAGTCATTGATGTGCACTTGATGCCCTTTGTACCATGTTGAATCCACCTCAGTTTCAAGGTCACACGGGGCTGAAGAGACAGTTATGGGAGAACTTTCATCAAGGGATAGCTGTATTGGTGCTATCCCATATTAACGTCACTGATCAACTTGATTAAGATGACACCAGACCATCCTGAACACACCGTTCTGTCCAAATATTTATTAATCTGACACTGCGATGAGAAAAGAAACTGCTCCACTATTGTTTAATGACCTCTTTCCTCCCAAAAATCTCAGAACATGCACTTTAAGGTATCACAATTAGGACTGAAATCGCTGTATTGATGCTCCTCTACATATAATAATCCTAATTTGTGATAC
This Periophthalmus magnuspinnatus isolate fPerMag1 chromosome 13, fPerMag1.2.pri, whole genome shotgun sequence DNA region includes the following protein-coding sequences:
- the st3gal4 gene encoding CMP-N-acetylneuraminate-beta-galactosamide-alpha-2,3-sialyltransferase 4 isoform X1; amino-acid sequence: MRHEDTTEHVKMSQKSAKTWCLRLFPAFLFCVSFLTYYCSYGIHQSYGAAKPLNSSKSLCGGWLTQKKWESLNFNIGRQTRLFLKLDDFFWRERLSRLALPYGIKGSEQILMKVLAASARFPESDNVENLECRTCVVIGNGFSIKNTSLGSIINKYDVVFRLNDAPVRGYEDDVGNKTSMRLFYPESASSNPTLHNEPETLMVLVPFKLQDLRWLKEILYNEKRIRKGFWKPPPLIWLGDPSKIRVLDPHFLHQTAERLLHIPVHSSRQKPVHPTTGILAVFIALNYCDVVHIAGFGYPQSNNQKHPIHYYGYDTMRSMKNSYHDLNHEAVALKKLEDAGAILYLHPHL
- the st3gal4 gene encoding CMP-N-acetylneuraminate-beta-galactosamide-alpha-2,3-sialyltransferase 4 isoform X2; translation: MRHEDTTEHVKMSQKSAKTWCLRLFPAFLFCVSFLTYYCSYGIHQSYGAAKPLNSSKSLCGGWLTQKKWESLNFNIGRQTRLFLKLDDFFWRERLSRLALPYGIKGSEQILMKVLAASARFPESDNVENLECRTCVVIGNGFSIKNTSLGSIINKYDVVFRLNDAPVRGYEDDVGNKTSMRLFYPESASSNPTLHNEPETLMVLVPFKLQDLRWLKEILYNEKRIRKGFWKPPPLIWLGDPSKIRVLDPHFLHQTAERLLHIPVHSSRQPVHPTTGILAVFIALNYCDVVHIAGFGYPQSNNQKHPIHYYGYDTMRSMKNSYHDLNHEAVALKKLEDAGAILYLHPHL